In Sphaerisporangium krabiense, the DNA window GACGACGGCGCGTACTGGCTGGAGTACCGCAACGGCGGCGCCGACGCCCACTTCCAGACCACGTGCCTCACCCCGCAGGTCCTCAAGCGGGTCTTCACGATGTGGCGCTACAGCATGCCGGGCTGGCTGGACTGGTTCGTCTGGCAACCCTGGCCCCACGATCCGGACGCCCGTGACACCGAGGTCTGACCGCGTCGCACGGAACCGTGGTCAAATGGGGGAGCGATTCGGGTAACTCCGTGTTCACCGGGCCGTCATCGCGGAGAGGAAGTAGCGTCGTGCGCGGTCACGAGGATGGGCGCATGCACCCCAGGAACCTTCTTCGGCCGGCCGTGGCCACGACGACGGCACTCTCCCTCGCCCTCGCGGCCGCCCCCGCGCGGGCGGACGCCCGGGACGGCGACCACGACCGGCGGGGCGGCCGCGACTCGGCGATCAGCCTGAGTCTCCTCGGACGGTTCGCCACCGGCGCGGTCGGCACCGGGGCTTCGGAGATCACCGCCTACGACGCCGCGACCCGGCGGGTCTTCGTGGTGAACGCCCAGGACGGCACCATCGACGTCCTCGACATCCGCGACCCGCGCGCCCCGCGCAAGGTCACCTCGCTCGCCGCCTCCGGCGCCAACAGCGTCGCGGTGCGGGACGGCCTGGTCGCCGTGGCGCGCCAGGCGGAGAGCAAGACGGCCCCGGGCACGGTCACGCTGTTCCAGGCGCGCACGGGCCAGAAGCTCAAGGACTTCACCGTCGGCGCGCTGCCCGACATGCTGGCGTTCACCCCGGACGGCCGCCGGATCGTCGTCGCCAACGAGGGCGAGCCCGCGTCCTACTGCCAGGGCGCGGCCGACGACCCGGAGGGGTCGGTCAGCGTCATCGACCTGCGGCGGGGCGTCGTGCGCACCGCCGGCTTCGGCGCCTTCGACGGCCAGGCGGACCGGCTGCGCGCCGCGGGGGTGCGTATTTCGGGCCCGGGCGCGAGCGTGGCGCGGGACCTGGAGCCCGAGTACGTCACGATCGAGGGCGGCACCGCGTGGGTGACGCTGCAGGAGAACAACGCGGTGGCGATCGTCGACCTCGACCGCGCGAAGGTCGAGCGCATCGTGCCGCTCGGCCTGAAGGACTGGGGCGCGGCGGGCATCGACGCCTCCGA includes these proteins:
- a CDS encoding choice-of-anchor I family protein, whose amino-acid sequence is MHPRNLLRPAVATTTALSLALAAAPARADARDGDHDRRGGRDSAISLSLLGRFATGAVGTGASEITAYDAATRRVFVVNAQDGTIDVLDIRDPRAPRKVTSLAASGANSVAVRDGLVAVARQAESKTAPGTVTLFQARTGQKLKDFTVGALPDMLAFTPDGRRIVVANEGEPASYCQGAADDPEGSVSVIDLRRGVVRTAGFGAFDGQADRLRAAGVRISGPGASVARDLEPEYVTIEGGTAWVTLQENNAVAIVDLDRAKVERIVPLGLKDWGAAGIDASDKDGKIDIRPRPGLKGLYMPDAIAHFRARGRTYLVTANEGDGRDWPCHADEARVKSLTLSAAAFPDAARLKKDEELGRLNVLTDSPKDASGAYTELHALGGRSISVRSESGALVWDSGDELERLIARELPAEFNADNEKNGSFDSRSDNKGPEPEGVAVGEVGGRTYAFAGLERVGGVVAYDLSDPRRPVLAGYLNTRDFAGSVEAGTAGDVGPEGVLFVPAADSPTHRPLLVVGHEVSGTTAVYEIR